A part of Neovison vison isolate M4711 chromosome 8, ASM_NN_V1, whole genome shotgun sequence genomic DNA contains:
- the SLPI gene encoding antileukoproteinase, with protein MQSNSLFPLVLLVLGTLAPWPAEGVGTALKAGTCPFIPSSRCLSGYEEPECQSDWQCPERQICCSDSCGFRCKDPINIFNPIRVKPGRCPVVTGQCLMLNPPNHCETDRQCVSDFKCCRGMCGKVCVSPV; from the exons ATGCAGTCCAACAGCCTCTTTCCTCTCGTGCTTCTTGTCCTGGGAACCCTGGCACCTTGGCCTGCAGAAGGTGTTGGAACAG CGTTGAAAGCTGGAACCTGCCCTTTTATACCATCTTCTCGGTGCCTTTCTGGATATGAGGAACCTGAATGCCAGAGTGACTGGCAGTGTCCAGAGAGGCAGATATGCTGCTCTGATAGTTGTGGATTCAGATGCAAAGACCCCATTAACATCTTCAACCCCa TTAGGGTGAAGCCTGGCAGGTGTCCCGTGGTCACTGGCCAGTGTCTGATGCTCAACCCCCCCAACCACTGTGAGACAGACCGCCAGTGTGTTAGTGACTTCAAGTGTTGTAGGGGCATGTGCGGGAAAGTCTGCGTGTCCCCTGTGTAA